Proteins encoded by one window of Arachis ipaensis cultivar K30076 chromosome B04, Araip1.1, whole genome shotgun sequence:
- the LOC107636531 gene encoding uncharacterized protein LOC107636531, whose product MTGRTLIALFDTGASHSFIAFEKSSELRLKIVMLAYDLKGHNATSEAIVARLGCPQLSKNRILLDCPEMSLYFMLEGSEGPVMAKCYYLNSIVVNCIGCECQGVMLLPANVSGEEQSLNKILVVNEFPKVFLEDIIEFSPSREIKFPIELVARVGPISIAPYGAGIRISHNLTVKCTESSK is encoded by the exons ATGACTGGTAGAACTTTAATTGCGTTATTTGATACTGGAGCATCACACTCATTTATAGCATTTGAGAAGTCTAGTGAGTTAAGATTGAAGATAGTTATGTTGGCCTATGATTTAAAAGGGCATAATGCTACCTCTGAAGCTATTGTGGCTAGATTAGGTTGTCCACAA TTATCAAAGAATCGTATATTGCTTGACTGTCCTGAAATGTCATTGTATTTTATGCTGGAAGGGTCAGAAGGACCGGTTATGGCGAAGTGTTATTATCTGAATTCCATTGTGGTAAACTGCATCGGATGTGAATGTCAGGGTGTTATGCTGTTACCTGCAAATGTGTCAGGCGAGGAGCAAAGTTTAAATAAGATTCTAGTTGTGAATGAATTTCCAAAAGTATTCCTTGAAGACATAATTGAATTTTCTCCCTCTCGAGAAATCAAATTTCCGATTGAGCTGGTTGCTAGAGTAGGACCGATTTCAATTGCGCCTTATGGTGCGGGAATTCGAATTTCCCACAACTTAACCGTCAAGTGCAccgagtcatccaagtaa